One Paenibacillus crassostreae DNA segment encodes these proteins:
- a CDS encoding HD-GYP domain-containing protein, protein MRVHVTDLKPGDILQADTFSAHGLHVLQKNTKLGPEEISKLLKHHVEFVEVELPIEVQPSKKEESLSKVKPHLAQAIDGFENIYLEALSTGKVNDTVVEDIMHPLVDQLVEQKDIVSLLLVLEQDDDYTYHHSMQVGMLSYYIATWLGYSKKESYLAGKAGYLHDIGKCRIPSDILNKPGKLTPEEFEIVKLHTTYGYEIIRDSSLDEVSALVALQHHERDDGTGYPLRVNKHNVHPFSQITAVADVFSAMTTHRVYQSKQALLTVLKEIYDLSFGKLNPKPTQALIRHMTPNFIGKNVVLSNGKSGKIIMNNNIDFFRPLVQIDDIFIDLSIESHLSIERILV, encoded by the coding sequence TTGAGAGTACATGTAACAGATCTCAAACCCGGAGATATTCTGCAAGCGGATACTTTTAGTGCTCATGGTTTACATGTTCTACAGAAAAACACAAAATTAGGGCCAGAAGAAATTAGTAAATTACTGAAGCATCACGTTGAATTTGTAGAGGTTGAACTACCCATTGAAGTTCAACCGTCCAAAAAAGAAGAATCCTTATCCAAGGTCAAACCTCATCTAGCGCAAGCGATTGATGGATTTGAGAATATATATTTAGAAGCTCTGAGTACAGGGAAAGTAAACGATACTGTCGTTGAGGACATTATGCATCCCTTAGTTGATCAATTAGTTGAACAAAAAGATATTGTTTCTTTATTACTAGTACTTGAACAGGATGATGATTATACATACCACCACTCCATGCAAGTAGGAATGTTATCCTATTACATAGCAACTTGGCTTGGCTATTCTAAGAAGGAATCCTATTTAGCAGGTAAAGCAGGATATTTACATGATATCGGCAAATGTAGGATTCCGTCTGATATATTAAATAAGCCGGGTAAACTAACTCCAGAAGAGTTTGAAATTGTAAAACTTCATACTACTTATGGGTATGAAATTATTCGTGATTCATCATTGGATGAAGTATCTGCTCTAGTTGCTCTGCAGCATCATGAACGTGATGATGGAACTGGGTATCCACTACGAGTTAATAAACACAATGTACATCCATTCTCACAAATTACAGCTGTTGCTGATGTTTTTAGCGCAATGACTACGCATCGAGTATATCAGTCTAAACAAGCATTATTAACCGTCCTTAAAGAGATCTATGATCTTAGCTTCGGTAAATTAAATCCCAAACCTACACAAGCTTTAATTAGACATATGACTCCTAATTTCATCGGAAAAAATGTCGTCTTATCGAATGGTAAATCCGGCAAGATCATCATGAATAATAATATTGATTTTTTTCGACCTCTAGTTCAGATCGACGATATATTCATTGATCTATCCATTGAAAGCCATTTATCAATCGAGAGAATTCTCGTTTAA
- the sufB gene encoding Fe-S cluster assembly protein SufB, which yields MAKKSPELEEYKYGFRDEHESIFKTGKGLTREVVMEISRIKNEPQWMLDFRLKALETFEKMPMPNFGGNMDDLDFNEIQYFVRASDKQGKTWEEVPSEIKETFDKLGIPEAEQKFLAGVSAQYESEVVYHSMQKDLEDQGVIFMDMDTALREHPEIVKEYISTVIPTADNKFSALNSAVWSGGSFIYVPKGVKCEMPLQAYFRINSENMGQFERTLIIADEDSHVHYVEGCTAPVYSTNSLHSAVVEIICKKNARVRYTTIQNWAPNIYNLVTKRAVAEENATMEWVDGNIGSKLTMKYPSVVLKGRGAKGMVLSIAIAGKGQHQDAGAKMIHLAPDTTSTIVSKSISKHGGKVTYRGLASFGRQAEGAKSNIKCDTLILDNESTSDTIPYNEIMNDNITLEHEATVSKVSEDQLFYLMSRGLTDAEATQMIVMGFIEPFTKELPMEYAVEMNRLIKFEMEGSIG from the coding sequence ATGGCTAAGAAATCACCAGAATTAGAAGAATATAAATATGGGTTTCGCGATGAACATGAGTCTATTTTTAAGACAGGAAAAGGATTAACTCGTGAAGTTGTAATGGAAATATCTCGTATCAAGAACGAACCACAATGGATGCTTGATTTCCGTCTGAAGGCATTAGAAACATTCGAGAAAATGCCTATGCCTAATTTCGGTGGGAATATGGATGATTTGGATTTCAATGAAATTCAATATTTCGTAAGAGCTTCCGACAAACAAGGGAAAACATGGGAGGAAGTTCCTTCCGAAATCAAAGAAACTTTCGATAAACTTGGGATCCCTGAAGCTGAGCAGAAATTCCTAGCTGGAGTATCTGCCCAGTATGAATCAGAAGTAGTGTACCATAGCATGCAGAAGGACCTTGAAGATCAAGGCGTTATATTCATGGATATGGATACGGCACTTAGAGAACACCCAGAAATTGTTAAGGAATATATTAGTACTGTTATCCCTACAGCAGATAACAAGTTCTCTGCTTTGAACAGTGCTGTATGGTCCGGAGGAAGCTTCATCTATGTACCTAAGGGCGTCAAATGTGAGATGCCACTACAAGCATACTTCCGTATTAACTCTGAGAATATGGGACAATTCGAACGTACGTTGATTATCGCTGATGAAGATAGCCATGTACACTACGTAGAAGGCTGTACAGCTCCGGTATACAGTACGAATTCTCTACACAGTGCGGTAGTTGAGATCATCTGTAAGAAGAATGCGCGAGTGCGTTATACAACTATTCAGAACTGGGCACCAAATATTTATAACTTAGTAACCAAACGTGCTGTTGCTGAAGAAAATGCAACAATGGAATGGGTAGATGGGAATATTGGATCTAAGTTGACCATGAAATATCCATCTGTGGTTCTTAAAGGCCGTGGAGCAAAAGGAATGGTGCTATCCATTGCCATTGCAGGTAAAGGTCAACATCAGGATGCAGGGGCGAAAATGATTCACTTAGCGCCAGATACGACATCTACGATTGTATCTAAGTCCATTAGTAAACATGGTGGTAAGGTAACTTATCGTGGCTTGGCTTCCTTCGGACGTCAAGCAGAAGGGGCTAAGTCTAATATCAAGTGTGATACATTGATCCTAGATAACGAATCCACTTCGGATACAATTCCATACAATGAGATCATGAATGACAACATTACGCTGGAGCATGAAGCTACGGTATCTAAGGTATCAGAAGATCAACTCTTCTATCTAATGAGCCGTGGTCTTACAGATGCGGAAGCAACTCAAATGATCGTCATGGGATTTATTGAGCCATTCACGAAGGAACTTCCAATGGAATATGCCGTAGAAATGAATCGTCTCATCAAGTTCGAGATGGAAGGTTCTATCGGGTAA
- a CDS encoding undecaprenyl-diphosphate phosphatase, translated as MDIITAIILGIVEGITEFIPVSSTGHMILTSKLMGHNDQSDVMKTFEIVIQLGAILAIAIVYWKRLLNLLGFDRKKTTSIQGMQQSSKKLDLIHVILGIAPALIVAFFARDFIKSLFSANTVVWSLVVGGLFMIFAEWFNKTKVTITSHELDDITYKQAFLIGIYQIISVLWPGFSRSGSTISGGMLSGVSYKASADFSFLIAIPIMCAAAGYELLDSYRYFNSETIGVFIVGFLVSFVVAYFVVLAFMKLIQRISLTHFAIYRFILAAVFWIFILN; from the coding sequence ATGGATATTATCACAGCTATAATTTTAGGAATCGTGGAGGGGATTACGGAATTCATTCCAGTTTCTTCAACAGGACACATGATCTTAACATCGAAATTAATGGGGCACAACGACCAATCTGATGTAATGAAAACATTTGAAATTGTAATTCAATTGGGAGCCATCCTTGCTATAGCAATTGTATACTGGAAACGGTTATTGAACTTGCTAGGATTTGATCGTAAGAAGACTACTTCAATTCAGGGGATGCAACAGTCAAGTAAGAAATTAGATTTAATTCATGTTATTTTAGGGATAGCCCCAGCTCTAATTGTTGCTTTTTTTGCAAGAGATTTTATCAAGAGCTTATTTAGTGCAAATACTGTGGTGTGGTCGTTAGTGGTAGGTGGGTTATTTATGATCTTCGCTGAATGGTTCAACAAAACCAAGGTGACTATAACGTCACATGAGTTGGATGACATCACTTATAAGCAAGCATTTCTGATAGGTATATACCAGATTATATCAGTACTGTGGCCAGGGTTCTCTCGTTCAGGTTCCACGATTTCTGGTGGGATGTTGAGCGGTGTTAGTTATAAAGCATCAGCTGATTTTTCATTTTTGATAGCTATTCCAATAATGTGTGCTGCTGCCGGTTATGAATTACTTGATTCCTACCGATATTTTAATAGTGAGACTATTGGTGTCTTTATTGTTGGATTTTTAGTATCTTTTGTTGTTGCATATTTTGTAGTACTGGCTTTTATGAAACTTATACAGCGAATTAGCCTTACACATTTTGCTATATATCGATTTATATTAGCAGCAGTATTTTGGATATTTATATTGAATTAA
- the sufC gene encoding Fe-S cluster assembly ATPase SufC, with the protein MATNFVIEGLKASIEGKEILKGINLEMKGGEIHAIMGPNGTGKSTLASALMGHPKYEVTDGKVSLNGEDVLDMAVDERARAGLFLAMQYPSEISGVTNSDFLRSAINARREEGSEISLIRFIRQMEAKMKELDMNPEFLHRYLNEGFSGGEKKRNEILQMMMLDPKLIILDEIDSGLDIDALKIVASGVNAMRSEDRGFLIITHYQRLLNYINPDFVHVMMQGRIVKSGGPELSERLEAEGYDWVKEELGIEDETVGQEQ; encoded by the coding sequence ATGGCAACAAATTTCGTCATTGAAGGACTTAAAGCATCAATCGAAGGTAAGGAAATACTGAAGGGGATTAACCTAGAAATGAAAGGTGGAGAAATCCACGCAATCATGGGACCAAATGGTACAGGGAAGAGTACATTAGCTTCTGCTCTAATGGGACATCCTAAATATGAAGTAACCGATGGGAAAGTATCTTTGAATGGTGAAGATGTACTTGATATGGCTGTTGATGAACGCGCACGCGCAGGTCTATTCCTAGCAATGCAATATCCAAGTGAAATTAGTGGTGTGACTAACTCGGATTTCCTACGCAGTGCTATAAACGCACGTCGTGAAGAAGGAAGCGAGATTTCATTGATTAGATTCATTCGTCAAATGGAAGCAAAGATGAAAGAACTTGATATGAATCCTGAATTTCTTCACCGTTATTTAAATGAAGGATTCTCGGGTGGAGAAAAGAAACGTAATGAAATTCTACAAATGATGATGTTGGATCCAAAATTGATTATCCTTGATGAGATCGACTCCGGATTGGATATCGATGCACTTAAAATTGTAGCTAGTGGTGTTAATGCAATGAGAAGCGAAGACCGTGGATTCTTAATCATTACTCACTATCAACGCCTCTTGAACTATATCAATCCTGATTTCGTTCACGTTATGATGCAAGGAAGAATCGTGAAATCTGGAGGCCCAGAATTATCAGAACGTTTGGAAGCTGAAGGTTATGATTGGGTAAAAGAAGAGTTAGGCATTGAAGATGAAACTGTTGGTCAAGAACAGTAA
- a CDS encoding bifunctional metallophosphatase/5'-nucleotidase, with product MPSMDKDRLTILHTNDIHSHFEMVSSIAALVGRERELATDGALLLLDIGDHMDRMAVETEGSAGRANVDIINLTNYDAITIGNNEGLTFTPDMLEIACSGLLCPVVCSNIREIQSGRSPIWMKEHIIITKGNIKIGIIGATAPYHEFYRLLGWEALDPEIALKEQLTLLRPQVDIIIVLSHLGLPADQKLASRLTGIDLILGGHTHHLLEKPLQIGNTTICGAGKFGQHVGKVIMERHPDGTFRVVQGECILVDPKQKDINITNATEVHRKQAVNALQRVITVINGDVMLNEGDQESPFGNLLAQSLHQFTKSELSLVNTGQLLGSLPAGEITAGILHQLCPSPINSCVLKLKGSDIRYTLEQSLLSEYKEKMIKGYGFRGNVLGSIAIDGGTVLYDEFEIPFQKIKSIIINGIPLCDDQEYLVGTIDMFIFGGGYERIAKGRDRRFILPEFLRDLLSIELQRPSSLRECHEVRWNKIR from the coding sequence ATGCCATCAATGGATAAGGATAGGCTAACAATACTACATACCAATGATATTCACAGTCACTTTGAAATGGTAAGTTCTATAGCTGCACTTGTCGGCAGAGAAAGAGAACTTGCTACAGATGGTGCTCTACTTCTGTTAGATATTGGTGATCATATGGATCGGATGGCTGTAGAAACGGAAGGTAGTGCTGGAAGAGCCAATGTGGATATTATAAATTTAACAAATTATGATGCGATAACGATTGGGAATAATGAGGGTCTTACTTTTACACCAGATATGTTAGAGATAGCTTGCAGTGGTTTGCTATGTCCTGTCGTCTGTAGTAATATACGTGAAATTCAAAGTGGACGTAGTCCGATCTGGATGAAGGAACACATTATTATTACGAAAGGTAATATAAAGATTGGGATTATAGGAGCAACGGCGCCATATCACGAGTTCTATAGATTGTTGGGTTGGGAAGCATTAGATCCGGAGATAGCATTAAAAGAGCAATTAACTCTATTGAGACCCCAAGTTGATATAATCATAGTTCTGTCACATCTAGGTCTTCCTGCTGATCAGAAACTAGCTTCTAGATTAACAGGGATAGATCTTATTCTAGGCGGGCATACACATCACTTACTTGAGAAGCCTTTGCAGATAGGGAATACAACCATTTGTGGTGCTGGTAAATTCGGTCAACATGTTGGTAAAGTGATTATGGAACGACACCCAGACGGAACGTTCCGAGTGGTTCAAGGTGAATGTATTCTCGTTGATCCGAAGCAAAAGGATATAAACATCACCAATGCAACAGAGGTTCACAGAAAACAAGCAGTGAATGCTTTACAACGCGTAATTACAGTGATAAATGGTGATGTAATGTTGAATGAAGGAGATCAGGAATCTCCATTTGGTAATCTCTTAGCCCAATCATTACATCAATTTACGAAGAGTGAGTTATCATTGGTTAATACAGGACAACTGTTGGGAAGTCTACCAGCGGGTGAAATAACGGCTGGAATACTGCATCAATTATGTCCTTCTCCTATAAATTCATGCGTACTGAAATTAAAAGGAAGTGATATTCGTTATACGTTAGAACAAAGTCTTCTGTCTGAATATAAAGAAAAGATGATTAAAGGATATGGATTTCGAGGAAATGTGTTGGGAAGTATTGCAATAGATGGTGGAACGGTTCTCTATGATGAATTTGAAATTCCTTTTCAGAAGATTAAGAGTATCATTATAAACGGTATCCCCCTATGTGATGATCAGGAATATCTAGTTGGGACTATTGATATGTTTATTTTTGGTGGAGGTTATGAGAGAATTGCTAAGGGCAGAGATCGAAGGTTTATTCTTCCAGAATTCCTTAGGGATCTATTAAGCATTGAACTTCAACGACCAAGTAGTCTTAGAGAATGTCATGAAGTAAGATGGAATAAGATACGTTAA
- the sufD gene encoding Fe-S cluster assembly protein SufD: MTTQTILPVDTESIQNISKRNNEPSWLTELRINALKLASQLELPRLEKTRIDRWNTQAYGTYQDYDVIESLEKLPASVQDLIKDQEVEGNLIVQHNSGVVYTKLSSELAAQGVIFKDLHTAARENEELVKSYLHKAIEVDENLITSLHAALWNGGVFLYVPKNVEITIPLQAIYLTDKGQATFAPHILIIADTNSTVTYVDNYVSGELDGEVLHNGSVEIFVKAGAKVRYATVHQMSSEVTDLSYRRAIVENDGVIEWIVGEMNAGNTMSDTNSILKGNGSSSDSKVIAVGSGSQKLNYTTRAQHFGKNTPSQMITRAVLREQSTAIINGITKIEHGASKADGQQTEKVLMLSPKARGDANPILLIDEDDVTAGHAASVGQVNAEQVYYLMSRGITRTEAEALIIYGFLAPVVSQIPLKGLQTQLQSLVERKLGR, from the coding sequence ATGACAACACAAACCATTCTTCCGGTTGATACCGAAAGTATACAAAATATTTCAAAGCGTAATAATGAACCAAGTTGGTTAACTGAATTGCGTATAAATGCATTGAAATTAGCTAGCCAACTAGAACTTCCTCGTCTAGAAAAGACAAGAATTGATCGTTGGAATACGCAAGCCTATGGAACGTATCAAGATTACGATGTGATTGAATCATTAGAGAAGCTTCCAGCCTCGGTTCAAGATTTAATTAAAGATCAAGAAGTAGAAGGTAACCTTATCGTTCAACATAATTCTGGCGTAGTATACACTAAACTTTCTTCGGAATTAGCAGCTCAAGGTGTAATTTTCAAGGATCTTCATACTGCAGCTAGAGAGAATGAAGAATTAGTGAAGAGTTACTTGCATAAAGCTATTGAAGTAGATGAAAATTTGATCACTTCATTACATGCTGCACTTTGGAACGGTGGAGTTTTCTTATATGTACCTAAGAATGTTGAAATCACTATTCCTCTACAGGCTATTTATTTGACCGATAAAGGACAGGCAACATTTGCACCACATATATTAATTATTGCAGATACGAATAGTACTGTAACTTACGTTGATAATTATGTATCAGGTGAGCTTGATGGTGAAGTGCTCCATAATGGTTCTGTTGAAATTTTTGTAAAAGCTGGAGCAAAAGTTCGTTATGCTACCGTGCATCAAATGTCTAGCGAAGTGACCGATTTGAGTTATCGTCGTGCGATTGTAGAGAATGACGGTGTGATTGAGTGGATCGTTGGTGAAATGAATGCTGGGAATACGATGAGTGATACGAATTCTATTCTCAAAGGAAATGGATCATCTTCTGATTCTAAGGTTATTGCTGTTGGGTCCGGATCGCAGAAGCTTAATTATACGACTCGTGCACAACATTTTGGCAAGAACACACCTAGCCAAATGATTACACGTGCGGTATTACGTGAACAATCTACAGCCATAATCAATGGTATTACCAAAATTGAACATGGTGCTTCCAAAGCAGACGGACAGCAGACGGAAAAAGTGTTAATGCTTAGTCCGAAAGCACGTGGGGACGCTAATCCAATTCTTCTTATCGATGAAGATGATGTAACTGCGGGTCACGCTGCCTCTGTAGGACAAGTGAATGCAGAACAAGTCTATTATCTAATGTCCCGTGGTATTACCCGCACGGAAGCAGAAGCTTTGATTATTTATGGATTCTTGGCACCTGTGGTATCGCAGATACCACTTAAAGGATTGCAGACACAACTTCAATCACTTGTTGAAAGGAAGCTTGGACGATGA
- a CDS encoding cysteine desulfurase, producing the protein MIRDIREQFPILQQEINGHPLVYLDSAATSQKPRVVIDALQHYYEWDNSNVHRGVHTLGSRATDAYEGAREKVARFINAKSTQEIIFTRGTTTSLNLVAASYARAICREGDEIVITPMEHHSNLIPWQQVAKATGATLKYITLQPDGSVDLAEVEKTVTAQTKIVSIAHVSNVMGVVNPVKQIAEIAHRHGAIMVVDGAQSTPHMKVNVQDLDSDFYAFSSHKMCGPTGIGVLYGKKALLEAMDPVEFGGEMIDEVGLYDSTWKELPWKFEGGTPIIAGAVGLGAAIDFLSEIGLDHIERHEKEIAAYAMNRLSELEGVTLYGPLKREVGLITFNLGEVHPHDVATVLDASGIAVRAGHHCCQPLMRWLKVNSTVRASFYLYNTEDDIDRLVSALIQTKEYFGHAT; encoded by the coding sequence ATGATCCGCGATATACGTGAGCAATTTCCTATTTTGCAGCAGGAGATCAATGGTCATCCATTAGTATATTTGGATAGCGCAGCTACTTCTCAGAAGCCGCGCGTAGTTATTGATGCACTTCAGCATTATTATGAATGGGATAATTCGAACGTTCATCGTGGAGTTCATACTCTGGGTAGTCGTGCTACAGATGCCTATGAAGGTGCACGTGAGAAAGTTGCACGCTTCATTAATGCTAAAAGTACACAAGAGATTATATTTACAAGAGGAACAACAACGTCTTTAAATTTGGTTGCTGCTTCTTATGCTCGTGCAATATGTCGTGAGGGCGACGAGATAGTAATTACACCTATGGAACATCACAGTAATCTGATACCGTGGCAACAAGTTGCAAAAGCAACCGGTGCAACGCTCAAGTATATTACATTACAACCTGATGGATCGGTAGATCTAGCAGAGGTAGAAAAGACAGTAACAGCACAGACGAAAATTGTCTCTATAGCTCACGTGTCTAATGTCATGGGGGTTGTGAATCCTGTGAAACAAATAGCAGAGATTGCTCATCGTCATGGTGCGATTATGGTAGTGGATGGAGCGCAAAGTACACCACACATGAAAGTGAATGTTCAAGATTTAGATAGTGATTTCTATGCGTTCTCTTCCCACAAAATGTGTGGTCCAACCGGCATTGGAGTTCTTTATGGCAAAAAGGCACTGCTTGAGGCGATGGATCCGGTTGAATTTGGGGGAGAAATGATTGATGAGGTAGGCCTCTATGATTCAACATGGAAGGAACTCCCTTGGAAGTTCGAAGGTGGAACACCGATTATTGCTGGTGCTGTTGGATTGGGTGCTGCTATAGATTTTCTTAGTGAGATTGGATTAGATCATATCGAGCGTCATGAGAAAGAAATAGCTGCATACGCTATGAATCGCTTATCGGAGCTTGAAGGAGTAACACTTTATGGACCTCTCAAGAGGGAAGTAGGGCTTATAACCTTTAACTTAGGAGAAGTTCATCCTCATGATGTAGCTACTGTATTGGATGCGAGCGGAATAGCCGTTCGAGCGGGACATCATTGCTGCCAACCGCTGATGCGTTGGTTGAAAGTAAATTCTACAGTTCGTGCAAGCTTCTACTTGTACAATACGGAAGATGATATTGATCGTCTTGTTAGTGCCTTAATTCAGACAAAGGAGTATTTCGGCCATGCAACTTGA
- the sufU gene encoding Fe-S cluster assembly sulfur transfer protein SufU: MQLDDLYRQVIMDHYKNPRNKGKFEEGAITVDLNNPTCGDKISLQLKVNNGVVEDARYTGDGCSISMSSASMMTAAVKGKTLEQAKDMIARFSELMLGKDVRFDDYEDIEALSGVNKFPARIKCATLSWNALRKVIDEEQFNKL, encoded by the coding sequence ATGCAACTTGATGACTTATACCGCCAGGTAATTATGGATCATTATAAAAACCCTCGTAATAAAGGAAAGTTTGAAGAGGGAGCTATAACAGTGGATTTAAACAATCCTACATGTGGCGATAAGATTTCACTGCAACTAAAGGTCAATAATGGAGTCGTTGAAGATGCTAGATATACGGGTGATGGATGTTCCATCAGTATGTCTTCTGCCTCAATGATGACAGCTGCAGTGAAAGGTAAAACCCTTGAACAAGCTAAGGATATGATTGCCCGTTTCTCGGAACTAATGTTGGGTAAAGATGTTCGATTTGATGATTACGAAGATATCGAAGCCTTATCTGGAGTGAATAAGTTCCCAGCACGGATTAAATGTGCAACACTCTCTTGGAATGCACTACGGAAAGTGATTGATGAGGAACAGTTCAATAAATTATGA
- a CDS encoding HD-GYP domain-containing protein, translating into MRLVPVSLLKDGMKIGKKIYSIDGLTLLAEGVELTSDLIRRLKQIDIGYVYIQDKRTEDITIPEVLHEETHRKAMQVIRTNFQKISQSTNPIRSIAGYSHLGRDFSAVMESILDDLSEQELPMIMLMDMNKIDHFLYKHSLNVCVYTLILGAASGMTRDQLKVLGVGSLLHDIGKTQIPVKILMKPGKLDDEEYNLMKSHTEIGYKILKEESDIPLLAAHCALQHHERLNGTGYPRGLKGTEIHQFAQILGLADSFDAMTSHRVYKPAMLPHQAMDVLYAGSGVLFDQQKLEVFRDNVAIYPQGMSVRLSTGEAGVVCKVDSSMPHRPVVRILTSESGEELKSPYDIDLTRVLSTVVTHVEGMESLNLIVG; encoded by the coding sequence ATGCGGTTAGTACCTGTTTCATTGCTTAAAGATGGGATGAAAATTGGTAAGAAAATTTATAGTATTGATGGCTTAACGCTATTAGCTGAAGGCGTAGAGTTAACGAGTGATCTGATACGTAGATTGAAGCAAATTGATATTGGTTACGTATATATTCAAGATAAACGGACTGAGGATATTACGATTCCTGAGGTTCTACACGAAGAAACACACCGTAAGGCGATGCAAGTGATTCGTACCAATTTTCAAAAAATATCTCAATCTACGAATCCTATTCGATCTATCGCTGGTTACAGTCATTTAGGAAGAGATTTCTCAGCAGTAATGGAATCTATTCTAGATGATCTGAGTGAACAAGAATTACCGATGATTATGCTCATGGATATGAATAAAATAGATCATTTTTTATATAAGCATTCATTGAATGTGTGTGTGTATACGTTAATTCTTGGCGCTGCTAGTGGGATGACCCGTGATCAGTTAAAGGTACTTGGCGTAGGGTCGTTGCTACATGATATTGGAAAAACTCAGATTCCTGTTAAGATATTAATGAAACCTGGTAAGTTGGACGATGAAGAATATAACCTAATGAAATCACATACGGAAATTGGTTACAAAATATTGAAAGAAGAATCAGATATTCCATTACTTGCTGCACACTGTGCATTACAACATCATGAACGTTTAAATGGAACAGGTTATCCACGGGGACTGAAAGGTACTGAAATTCATCAATTCGCACAAATTTTAGGATTAGCAGATTCGTTTGATGCTATGACATCACACCGGGTATATAAACCTGCAATGCTGCCCCATCAAGCAATGGATGTTTTGTATGCGGGCTCTGGCGTGCTGTTTGATCAACAAAAACTTGAAGTATTCCGTGACAATGTAGCTATTTATCCGCAAGGCATGAGTGTAAGGCTTAGTACAGGTGAAGCTGGAGTTGTATGTAAGGTAGACTCAAGTATGCCACATCGTCCAGTAGTTCGTATTTTGACTAGTGAATCAGGGGAAGAATTAAAGTCTCCTTATGATATTGATCTGACTCGTGTGCTTTCTACAGTAGTTACACATGTTGAGGGAATGGAATCTTTAAATTTAATAGTAGGGTAA
- a CDS encoding DUF7010 family protein produces the protein MSRTLEELQKEIIFEARKGFPILLSGVIVFLIFTLMPLVFPIEAVRLIWIFGLGAIFPIGILISKILGVNLLTTGNPVGTLGGIVAAPQAFYIPVFIIVYMNIPEYLPFTIGLLAGSHFLPYMWIYKSKAYLFVTLGTCISSLILGGFLVDQAFTLVPLAISIVYGIGVLLILRELKASHV, from the coding sequence ATGAGTAGAACACTTGAGGAATTACAAAAAGAAATCATATTTGAAGCAAGAAAAGGGTTCCCAATTTTGCTGTCTGGCGTAATTGTCTTTTTAATTTTCACCCTTATGCCCTTAGTTTTTCCAATAGAAGCTGTGCGTTTAATTTGGATATTTGGCTTAGGTGCCATTTTTCCTATTGGAATTCTAATTAGTAAAATTCTTGGTGTTAATTTACTCACTACCGGCAACCCTGTAGGTACTTTAGGAGGAATAGTTGCAGCTCCCCAAGCTTTTTATATACCAGTATTTATAATTGTGTATATGAATATACCTGAATACCTTCCCTTCACCATCGGTTTACTTGCAGGCTCTCATTTTCTGCCTTACATGTGGATTTATAAAAGCAAAGCTTATTTATTTGTTACTTTAGGTACCTGTATTTCCTCCTTAATCTTAGGTGGATTCCTTGTTGATCAAGCATTCACTCTTGTACCTTTAGCAATATCTATTGTGTATGGTATTGGTGTTCTTTTAATTCTTAGAGAACTTAAAGCTAGTCATGTTTAA